One genomic segment of Mycolicibacterium neworleansense includes these proteins:
- the hrpA gene encoding ATP-dependent RNA helicase HrpA — protein MSESSVAELRSRLDGLTIRDADRLRRRLRNLRGSDPAKIAEQVASAEALVLTRQAVVPAITYPDLPVSDHRDELAKAINENQVVVVAGATGSGKTTQLPKICLDLGRGIRGTIGHTQPRRLAARTVAQRIADELGTPLGEAVGYTVRFTDQASDSTLIKLMTDGILLAEIQRDRRLLRYDTLILDEAHERSLNIDFLLGYLRELLPRRPDLKVIVTSATIEPERFAAHFGGAPIVEVSGRTYPVEIRYRPLEVPAPPSEDDDPDDPDHEIVRTEVRDPTEAIVDAVRELESEPPGDVLVFLSGEREIRDTAEALKDLRNTEVLPLYARLPTAEQQKVFQPSHTARRIVLATNVAETSLTVPGIRYVVDPGTARISRYSRRTKVQRLPIEPISQASAAQRAGRSGRTAPGVCIRLYSEQDFESRPRYTDPEILRTNLAAVILQMAALQLGDIAQFPFLDPPDARSIRDGVQLLQELGAFDAAGALTDVGRRLARLPLDPRVGRMILQADTEGCVREVLVLAAALSIPDPRERPTDKEEAARQKHARFADEHSDFISYLNLWNYLREQRNQRSGNAFRRMCREEFLHYLRIREWQDLTGQLRSIARDIGIRESDEPAEPAAIHAALSAGLLSHVGLREGEGRDYAGARNSRFVLAPGSVLTKKPPRWIVVADLVETSRLFGRIAAKVEPEAIERVAGHLVQRNYSEPHWEARRGAVVAFERVTLYGLPLVPRRKIGYTQIDPELCRELFIRHALVEGDWQTRHHFFRDNARLRAELEEIEERARRRDLLVGDDDIYALYDARIPADIVSARHFDAWWKKQRHKTPDLLTFTRDDLLRSDDGTDNPDTWKAGDLELPLTYRFEPGAADDGVTVHVPVGVLARLGGDGFAWQVPALREELVTALIKSLPKDLRRNFVPAPDTARAILGDIDPSAGSLLDEVQRELRRRSGILVPIDAFDLSKVPDHLRMTFSVESADGKQVARGKDIDALREQLAVPVAQAVADALGGDLERTGLRAWPDDLDELPRTVENVSGGHTVRGYPAFVDTGKAFDIKVFANPADQAAAMRPGLRRLLRLTVPSPVKAIERGLSTRTRLALNANPDGTLAALLEDCADAAADVMLPKPVWTKAAFTELVTRAGKELGPTTQAAVSRVEKVLAATHEVHVVLPDKPSAAQADAVADIRSQLDRLLPKGFVTVTGVARLNDLTRYVTAIARRLERLPQALGADRDRMSRVHAVEDAYDDLVQALSPGRAAATDIRDIAWQIEELRVSLWAQQLGTPRPVSEQRIYKAIDAVGR, from the coding sequence GTGTCCGAATCGTCAGTCGCCGAGCTGCGCTCCCGCCTCGACGGCCTGACCATCCGTGACGCGGACCGGCTGCGCCGTCGCCTCCGCAATCTCCGTGGCTCCGACCCGGCCAAGATAGCCGAACAGGTGGCTTCCGCCGAGGCCCTGGTGCTCACGCGCCAGGCCGTCGTGCCCGCCATCACCTATCCGGACCTGCCGGTCAGTGACCACCGCGACGAGCTGGCCAAGGCCATCAACGAGAACCAGGTCGTGGTCGTCGCGGGGGCGACGGGCTCGGGCAAGACCACACAGTTGCCCAAGATCTGCCTGGACCTGGGCCGCGGTATCCGCGGCACCATCGGCCATACCCAGCCCCGCCGGCTCGCGGCCCGCACGGTCGCGCAACGCATCGCCGATGAACTCGGCACCCCGCTCGGTGAGGCCGTCGGCTACACCGTGCGCTTCACCGATCAGGCCAGCGACTCCACCCTGATCAAGCTGATGACTGACGGCATTCTGCTCGCCGAGATTCAAAGAGACCGGCGGCTGCTGCGCTACGACACGCTGATCCTCGACGAGGCGCACGAGCGCAGCCTCAACATCGACTTCCTGCTCGGCTACCTGCGCGAGCTGTTACCCCGCCGCCCCGATCTCAAGGTCATCGTCACCTCGGCCACCATCGAGCCCGAGCGTTTCGCCGCGCACTTCGGCGGTGCCCCGATCGTCGAGGTGTCGGGACGGACCTATCCGGTCGAGATCCGGTACCGGCCATTGGAAGTCCCGGCACCGCCTTCGGAAGACGATGACCCCGACGATCCCGACCACGAGATCGTGCGTACCGAGGTACGGGATCCGACCGAGGCCATCGTCGACGCGGTTCGCGAGCTCGAGTCCGAGCCCCCGGGAGACGTCCTGGTCTTCCTGTCGGGGGAACGCGAGATCCGGGACACCGCAGAAGCGTTGAAGGACCTGAGGAACACCGAGGTGCTGCCGCTCTACGCGCGGCTACCCACCGCCGAGCAGCAGAAGGTGTTCCAGCCGAGTCATACGGCTCGGCGAATCGTGCTGGCCACCAACGTGGCCGAGACCTCACTCACCGTGCCGGGCATCCGCTATGTCGTCGATCCGGGGACCGCGCGGATCTCCCGCTACAGCCGCCGCACCAAGGTGCAGCGCCTGCCGATCGAGCCGATCTCCCAAGCGTCGGCCGCGCAGCGGGCCGGGCGTTCGGGACGTACCGCACCCGGCGTCTGCATCCGGCTGTATTCGGAGCAGGATTTCGAATCCCGGCCCCGCTACACCGATCCGGAGATCCTGCGGACCAACCTGGCCGCGGTCATCCTGCAGATGGCTGCCCTGCAACTCGGCGACATCGCGCAGTTCCCGTTTCTGGATCCCCCTGACGCCCGCAGCATCCGCGACGGTGTCCAATTGCTGCAGGAGCTCGGTGCGTTCGATGCCGCCGGCGCCCTGACCGACGTCGGACGACGGCTGGCCCGGCTGCCGCTCGACCCGCGCGTCGGCCGGATGATCCTGCAGGCCGACACCGAGGGCTGTGTTCGTGAGGTGCTGGTGCTGGCCGCGGCACTGTCGATCCCCGACCCGCGCGAGCGTCCTACGGACAAGGAAGAGGCGGCGCGGCAGAAGCACGCCCGGTTCGCCGACGAGCATTCCGATTTCATCTCCTACCTCAACTTGTGGAACTACCTGCGGGAGCAACGGAACCAGCGCTCCGGCAACGCTTTCCGGCGGATGTGCCGCGAGGAGTTCCTGCACTACCTGCGGATCCGGGAGTGGCAGGACCTGACCGGGCAGCTACGCAGCATCGCCCGCGACATCGGCATCCGCGAGAGTGATGAGCCGGCGGAGCCGGCCGCCATCCACGCCGCGCTGAGCGCGGGCCTGCTGTCGCATGTCGGGCTGCGTGAGGGCGAGGGCCGCGACTATGCCGGAGCCCGCAATTCCAGGTTCGTGCTGGCTCCCGGCTCGGTGCTGACGAAGAAACCGCCGCGCTGGATCGTGGTGGCCGACCTGGTCGAGACCAGCCGCCTGTTCGGCCGCATCGCCGCCAAGGTCGAACCCGAGGCGATCGAGCGGGTTGCCGGACATCTGGTGCAGCGCAACTACAGCGAGCCGCACTGGGAAGCCCGGCGCGGTGCGGTGGTGGCCTTCGAGCGGGTCACGCTCTACGGGCTGCCGCTGGTCCCGCGCCGCAAGATCGGCTACACACAGATCGATCCCGAGCTGTGTCGTGAGTTGTTCATCCGGCATGCGCTGGTCGAGGGCGATTGGCAGACCCGGCACCACTTCTTCCGTGACAACGCCCGGCTGCGAGCCGAACTCGAGGAGATCGAGGAGCGGGCCCGCCGGCGTGACCTGCTGGTCGGCGACGACGACATCTACGCCCTGTACGACGCCCGCATCCCGGCCGACATCGTCTCCGCACGCCATTTCGACGCCTGGTGGAAGAAGCAGCGGCACAAGACACCTGACCTGCTCACCTTCACCCGTGACGATCTGTTGCGCTCCGACGACGGCACCGACAACCCGGACACCTGGAAAGCCGGGGATCTCGAACTCCCGCTGACCTACCGGTTCGAGCCAGGGGCGGCCGACGACGGCGTCACCGTGCACGTGCCGGTGGGTGTGCTGGCCCGGCTCGGCGGTGACGGGTTCGCCTGGCAGGTACCGGCTTTGCGGGAGGAACTGGTCACCGCGCTGATCAAATCGCTGCCCAAGGACTTGCGGCGCAATTTCGTCCCCGCCCCCGACACCGCCCGGGCCATCCTGGGTGACATCGATCCGTCGGCCGGGTCGCTGTTGGACGAGGTGCAGCGCGAACTGCGCAGGCGCAGCGGCATTCTGGTACCGATCGACGCGTTCGACCTGAGCAAGGTACCGGATCATCTGCGCATGACCTTCTCCGTGGAATCGGCCGACGGCAAACAGGTGGCGCGCGGTAAGGACATCGACGCATTGCGCGAGCAACTGGCAGTGCCCGTCGCCCAGGCCGTCGCCGACGCGCTGGGCGGCGATCTGGAACGCACCGGATTGCGGGCCTGGCCCGACGACCTCGACGAGTTGCCCCGCACTGTGGAGAACGTCAGCGGTGGGCACACGGTCCGCGGCTACCCGGCCTTCGTCGATACCGGAAAAGCCTTCGACATCAAGGTGTTCGCGAACCCGGCCGATCAGGCTGCGGCCATGCGGCCGGGCCTTCGCCGCCTGCTGCGGCTGACCGTACCGTCGCCGGTCAAGGCGATCGAGCGAGGCTTGAGCACCCGGACCCGGCTGGCGCTCAACGCCAACCCGGACGGCACGCTGGCCGCGCTGCTCGAGGATTGCGCCGACGCCGCCGCCGATGTGATGCTTCCCAAGCCGGTGTGGACCAAGGCGGCGTTCACCGAGCTCGTCACGCGGGCCGGCAAGGAACTCGGGCCGACCACGCAGGCCGCGGTGAGTCGCGTCGAGAAGGTGCTGGCCGCGACGCACGAGGTGCACGTGGTGCTGCCCGACAAGCCGTCGGCGGCCCAGGCCGACGCCGTCGCCGACATCCGGTCGCAATTGGACCGCCTGTTGCCCAAGGGGTTTGTCACGGTCACCGGCGTTGCCCGGCTGAACGATCTGACCCGGTACGTCACCGCGATCGCCCGCCGGCTGGAACGGTTGCCGCAGGCGCTCGGCGCCGACCGGGACCGGATGTCGCGGGTGCACGCGGTCGAGGACGCCTATGACGATCTGGTTCAGGCGCTGTCACCGGGTCGGGCCGCGGCCACCGATATCCGTGACATCGCCTGGCAGATCGAGGAACTCCGGGTGAGCCTGTGGGCTCAGCAGCTCGGCACCCCACGCCCGGTCAGCGAGCAACGCATCTACAAGGCGATCGACGCCGTCGGCCGGTAG
- a CDS encoding SDR family NAD(P)-dependent oxidoreductase gives MSDFAEKYGPWALVAGASDGVGSAMSEELARRGLNVVLLARRKAVLEDVAAQIRARTGVQTSTLAIDLAVPGAAGQVIDATADLDIGFLVYCAGADPKFTPFLSGPLSDAESLVQRNCMVPMQLCHHYAQPMVERGRGGIVIFGSGAGFAGGPNMVAYGASKAFDMVFAEALWTELHDKGVDVLGLILGKTDTPALRKLEHERGQIDSTDQAPPGAAALDDVVAAAFDNLADGPTCLVGPEIQAAAQLMASVSRNDAVRFIAQAVTAAMGT, from the coding sequence ATGTCTGACTTCGCAGAGAAGTACGGGCCGTGGGCACTGGTGGCCGGCGCGTCCGATGGCGTCGGTTCGGCGATGTCCGAAGAGCTGGCCCGCCGTGGCCTCAACGTGGTCCTGCTGGCCCGGCGCAAGGCGGTTCTCGAAGATGTCGCCGCGCAGATCCGCGCGCGCACCGGGGTGCAGACGAGCACGCTGGCAATCGATCTGGCCGTGCCGGGGGCCGCCGGGCAGGTGATCGACGCGACCGCGGACCTGGACATCGGCTTCCTGGTGTACTGCGCCGGGGCCGATCCCAAGTTCACACCGTTCCTGTCCGGTCCGCTCTCGGACGCCGAGTCACTGGTCCAGCGCAACTGCATGGTGCCGATGCAGCTGTGTCACCACTACGCACAACCGATGGTCGAGCGCGGTCGTGGCGGCATCGTCATTTTCGGGTCAGGGGCCGGATTCGCCGGCGGGCCGAACATGGTGGCCTACGGCGCGAGCAAGGCGTTCGACATGGTGTTCGCCGAGGCGTTGTGGACCGAGTTGCACGACAAGGGCGTTGATGTCCTCGGGCTGATCCTCGGCAAGACCGACACCCCCGCACTGCGCAAGCTCGAGCACGAGCGCGGCCAGATCGACTCGACCGATCAAGCGCCGCCGGGTGCGGCGGCCCTCGACGATGTGGTGGCAGCAGCCTTCGACAACCTCGCCGACGGCCCGACCTGCCTGGTGGGCCCGGAGATTCAGGCCGCCGCGCAGCTGATGGCCTCGGTGAGCCGCAACGATGCGGTGCGGTTCATCGCGCAGGCAGTCACAGCGGCGATGGGCACCTGA
- a CDS encoding nuclear transport factor 2 family protein, whose product MSDRDDITDVLVRYATGIDRRDWPLFRTVFTDDCLLDYGEIGQWNGVDAVTEFMDQSHAMAGHTMHRLSNHAITADGDTATARTYVDALILAQDNNSGVNAIGFYDDELVRTAAGWRIARRRFTTVRIANV is encoded by the coding sequence ATGAGCGATCGTGATGACATCACCGACGTACTGGTCCGCTACGCGACCGGGATCGACCGGCGGGACTGGCCGCTGTTCCGCACCGTGTTCACCGACGACTGCCTGCTGGACTACGGAGAGATCGGGCAGTGGAACGGGGTGGACGCGGTCACCGAGTTCATGGACCAGTCCCACGCCATGGCCGGACACACCATGCACCGGCTGAGCAACCACGCGATCACCGCCGACGGTGACACCGCCACGGCCCGCACCTACGTCGATGCGCTGATCCTGGCCCAGGACAACAACTCCGGTGTCAACGCCATCGGTTTCTACGACGACGAACTGGTCCGGACCGCCGCGGGCTGGCGGATCGCGCGGCGACGGTTCACCACGGTGCGGATCGCCAATGTCTGA
- a CDS encoding zinc-binding dehydrogenase produces MRAVVLREGALTVREIADPVPGPGELLLRVLSTALCASDVHFMDHPELGLDDPTGRSLYDSDRDVVLGHEFVGEVIAHGPGCTGQFPVGARVTSIPIRLINGGADGAHIIGQHPDSPGSFAELVVVSESIARVAGGTATDDAVALTDAFAVGEFYVRSARLESGEIPIVIGAGAIGLSAVAALARRGTEPIIVSDYQADRRALACKEFGAHIAVDPAERSPLEVWREVRAERNLWGPAVVFECVGASGLIQKIVEEADMGTRIYCAGGWYTGDTLDITTATRQGVTLQFGGGPWPQDWYGTLGAIAAGELDPTPSIGMVVPLDEVPDALDLARRSVGPARIIVRPNGVGNERS; encoded by the coding sequence ATGCGCGCAGTCGTCTTGCGGGAGGGCGCCCTGACGGTGCGTGAGATTGCCGATCCCGTACCCGGACCCGGCGAGCTCCTGTTGCGGGTACTCAGTACCGCGCTCTGCGCCTCCGACGTCCATTTCATGGACCATCCGGAACTCGGCCTCGACGACCCGACCGGCCGATCGCTGTATGACTCTGACCGGGACGTGGTGCTCGGCCACGAGTTCGTCGGCGAGGTCATCGCGCACGGGCCCGGTTGCACCGGCCAGTTCCCGGTCGGTGCCAGGGTCACGTCGATTCCCATCAGGCTGATCAACGGGGGCGCCGACGGTGCACACATCATCGGTCAGCACCCCGACTCCCCCGGCAGCTTCGCCGAGCTGGTGGTGGTCTCCGAATCCATCGCCCGAGTCGCCGGCGGTACCGCGACCGACGACGCCGTCGCCCTCACCGACGCGTTCGCCGTCGGCGAGTTCTACGTCCGCTCGGCCCGCCTGGAGTCCGGCGAGATCCCCATCGTCATCGGAGCCGGAGCGATCGGGCTGTCGGCCGTCGCCGCCCTCGCCCGCCGCGGTACCGAGCCCATCATCGTGTCGGACTATCAGGCCGACCGGCGGGCATTGGCCTGCAAGGAGTTCGGCGCGCACATCGCCGTCGACCCTGCTGAGCGCTCACCGCTGGAGGTCTGGCGTGAGGTCCGCGCCGAACGCAACCTGTGGGGACCGGCCGTCGTTTTCGAATGCGTCGGAGCCTCGGGCCTGATCCAGAAGATCGTCGAGGAGGCCGACATGGGCACCCGCATCTACTGTGCCGGCGGTTGGTACACCGGCGACACCCTCGACATCACCACGGCCACCCGCCAGGGGGTGACCCTGCAGTTCGGCGGTGGGCCCTGGCCGCAGGACTGGTACGGCACGCTGGGCGCTATCGCCGCCGGCGAGCTTGACCCGACGCCCAGCATCGGCATGGTGGTGCCCCTCGATGAGGTTCCCGACGCGCTCGACCTGGCCCGCCGGTCGGTGGGACCGGCGCGAATCATCGTTCGTCCGAATGGAGTTGGCAATGAGCGATCGTGA
- a CDS encoding fumarylacetoacetate hydrolase family protein: MKLRRVLADTGLTVETLDSDGNWVASADLTPLGGRVFDDSWLTASAERQLRHSEHLLPFQPVSFRDFMLYEQHNIDAARGLIRRFHPGLYRVTAMYERITGRPVPQFKPKPLFYQQPIYYMSNAQTFVPTGTPVAVPDYSQALDFELEIGFVLAAPLFNATAAEAAEAIGAFVVLNDFSARDVQRPEMLSGFGPQKSKHFASSMSDTAVTADEILPRIDTLTGSVALNGSVLSTVSSVGMQHSLGEVLAHASRSEPLYPGELFGTGTLPGGSGMETGHWLRPGDTLTLTLDGVGQIEHRID, from the coding sequence GTGAAGCTGCGCCGCGTCCTCGCCGACACCGGCCTGACCGTAGAAACGCTTGATTCCGACGGGAATTGGGTTGCCTCGGCCGATCTCACCCCGCTCGGTGGCCGGGTGTTCGACGATTCCTGGCTGACCGCCTCGGCCGAACGCCAACTGCGGCACAGCGAGCATCTGTTGCCGTTCCAGCCGGTGTCGTTCCGCGACTTCATGCTGTACGAGCAGCACAACATCGATGCCGCCCGCGGACTGATCCGGCGTTTCCACCCTGGCCTGTACCGGGTGACCGCGATGTACGAACGGATCACCGGCCGGCCGGTGCCGCAGTTCAAACCCAAGCCGCTGTTCTACCAGCAGCCGATCTATTACATGTCCAACGCGCAGACGTTCGTGCCGACCGGCACCCCGGTGGCGGTGCCGGACTATTCGCAGGCCCTGGACTTCGAGCTGGAGATCGGATTCGTCCTGGCCGCACCGCTGTTCAATGCGACAGCGGCCGAAGCCGCCGAGGCGATCGGCGCGTTCGTCGTGCTCAACGATTTCAGCGCCCGTGACGTGCAACGTCCGGAGATGCTCAGCGGCTTCGGCCCGCAGAAATCCAAACATTTCGCCAGCTCGATGTCGGATACCGCGGTCACCGCCGACGAGATCCTGCCGCGCATCGACACCCTCACCGGTTCGGTGGCACTCAACGGGTCGGTCCTCAGCACTGTCAGCAGCGTGGGCATGCAGCACAGCCTGGGCGAGGTGCTGGCGCATGCGTCACGCAGCGAACCGCTTTATCCGGGTGAGCTTTTCGGGACCGGGACGCTGCCCGGGGGCAGCGGTATGGAGACGGGGCACTGGTTGCGCCCCGGCGACACCCTGACGCTGACCCTGGACGGTGTCGGCCAGATCGAGCATCGCATCGACTGA
- a CDS encoding IclR family transcriptional regulator, protein MLDVIELLAGSGDTGLRFSDVVSALGLTQATAHAILKTLCDRGWLIRDPAGKTFALGPGLAVVAARTEAARPLAHAARIAAQELSELLGYAASVVERAGAELVITAFEGAGSGGPPTDRIRYAPPFGVAFAAWDSPAEQRAWIDRAPTAGSTLTERLVEVLAQTRDRGFDVDWTTPDLTRAAQVVGALPSDGLPDHVRDITDQLLAEFTTIGLAPVGDAARRSQPVATIAAPVFGAHGRVALILSVHPLRPMTARQVDTVGQRVRRAADRLSRS, encoded by the coding sequence GTGCTCGACGTCATCGAGTTGCTGGCGGGTTCCGGCGATACGGGGCTGCGGTTCTCCGATGTGGTGAGCGCACTGGGCCTGACGCAGGCCACCGCGCATGCCATCCTCAAGACCTTGTGCGACCGGGGCTGGCTGATCCGCGACCCCGCGGGCAAGACGTTCGCGCTCGGGCCGGGCCTGGCCGTGGTGGCGGCGCGAACCGAGGCTGCCCGACCATTGGCGCATGCGGCTCGCATTGCCGCACAAGAGCTTTCAGAGCTTCTCGGGTATGCCGCCTCGGTGGTCGAGCGGGCCGGTGCCGAGCTGGTGATCACCGCGTTCGAGGGCGCCGGATCGGGCGGTCCCCCGACGGACCGTATCCGTTACGCACCGCCGTTCGGCGTCGCGTTCGCGGCCTGGGATTCGCCTGCCGAGCAACGCGCCTGGATCGACCGGGCGCCCACCGCGGGCAGCACGCTGACCGAGCGGCTCGTCGAGGTGCTCGCGCAGACCAGGGACCGCGGATTCGACGTCGACTGGACGACACCGGATCTCACTCGGGCGGCACAGGTGGTCGGCGCGCTGCCGAGCGACGGCCTGCCCGATCACGTGCGCGACATCACCGATCAGCTGCTCGCCGAGTTCACCACCATCGGTCTGGCCCCGGTCGGCGACGCGGCCCGCAGATCCCAGCCGGTGGCCACGATCGCCGCACCGGTCTTCGGCGCTCACGGCCGGGTCGCGCTGATCCTGTCCGTCCACCCGTTGCGGCCCATGACCGCGCGCCAGGTGGACACCGTTGGGCAACGGGTCAGGCGGGCCGCCGATCGGCTGAGCCGATCGTGA
- a CDS encoding fumarylacetoacetate hydrolase family protein: protein MADFVIPPPPHASLPVSTGPERFPIRRVFCVGRNYAAHAREMGKDPDREPPFFFMKPADAVIDAAGAVPYPSLTSAFHHEIELVVALGGGGRDVAADDALSLVWGYGVGVDLTRRDLQDEAKKLSRPWDWSKGFDASAPCTPIHPVSEVGHPDSGEIWLRVNGELKQHGDLKDLIWSVPEVISAISSAIDLAPGDLIYSGTPAGVGPMQPGDVVSGGVEGVAEFSFTIGSADRRPA from the coding sequence ATGGCCGACTTCGTGATCCCTCCCCCACCGCACGCGTCACTCCCGGTGAGCACCGGGCCGGAGCGCTTCCCGATCCGGCGGGTGTTCTGCGTGGGCCGCAACTATGCGGCCCACGCCAGGGAGATGGGCAAGGATCCCGACCGGGAGCCGCCGTTCTTCTTCATGAAGCCGGCCGACGCCGTGATCGACGCGGCGGGCGCGGTGCCCTATCCCTCGCTGACCTCGGCCTTCCACCACGAGATCGAACTCGTGGTGGCGCTGGGTGGCGGTGGCCGGGACGTGGCTGCCGACGACGCGCTCAGCCTCGTCTGGGGCTACGGCGTCGGTGTCGATCTGACCCGACGCGATCTACAGGACGAGGCCAAGAAACTCAGCCGTCCCTGGGACTGGTCCAAGGGCTTCGACGCGTCCGCGCCGTGCACGCCGATTCATCCGGTCTCAGAGGTCGGTCATCCAGACAGTGGCGAGATCTGGCTGCGGGTCAACGGTGAGCTCAAGCAGCATGGCGACCTGAAGGACCTGATCTGGTCGGTCCCGGAGGTCATCAGCGCGATCTCGTCCGCCATCGACCTGGCACCAGGTGACCTCATCTACAGCGGAACCCCGGCCGGGGTCGGTCCGATGCAGCCCGGCGATGTCGTGTCCGGCGGCGTCGAAGGAGTCGCGGAGTTCAGCTTCACGATCGGCTCAGCCGATCGGCGGCCCGCCTGA
- a CDS encoding acyl-CoA dehydrogenase, with the protein MAHYIANVRDIEFNLFQVLALGPVLDSGAFGDLDTDTARTMLDEVARFAEGIVAESFADCDRNPPEFDPATHEITVPGPLAKTVQAVKDAEWWRIGIAENAGGTPAPASLVWAIQEMIMCANPSAMFFYGLGPAMAHTLAEVGTEEQQRWARMSMDKGWAGTMVLTEPDAGSDVGAGRTRAIAQPDGTWHIDGVKRFISGGEVGDTAENVFHLVLARPEGAGPGTKGLSLFYVPKFHFDPETLELGERNGVFVTGVEHKMGIKSSPTCELTFGAHGIPAVGYLVGDVHNGIAQMFRVIENARMTVGVKSAGTLSTGYLNALAYAKERIQGSDLLKMADKTAPRVAIIEHPDVRRSLLTQKAYAEGLRSVYLYTAAHQDSVVAQHVSGADAGLAHRVNDLLLPIVKGVGSERAYELLTESLQTLGGSGYLQDYPIEQYIRDAKIDSLYEGTTAIQALDFFFRKIVRDQGGALAHVAAQISATIDAGGGELKPEIDRLATALADVQSMAATLTGYLMAAQEQPEQLYKVGLGSVRFLLAVGDLLIGWRLLVGAQVARTALATATDRDRPFYEGKVAVAKFFAHNMLPLLTAVREVVESVDGDVMELDNDAF; encoded by the coding sequence GTGGCTCACTACATCGCCAATGTTCGCGATATCGAATTCAATCTCTTCCAGGTTCTGGCCTTGGGCCCGGTCCTCGACTCAGGCGCGTTCGGTGATCTCGACACCGACACCGCCCGCACGATGCTCGACGAGGTCGCGCGCTTTGCCGAGGGGATAGTGGCGGAGTCGTTCGCCGACTGCGACCGCAACCCGCCCGAGTTCGACCCGGCCACCCACGAGATCACGGTGCCCGGCCCGCTGGCGAAAACCGTGCAGGCCGTCAAGGACGCCGAGTGGTGGCGCATCGGTATCGCCGAGAATGCCGGTGGCACACCGGCACCCGCATCGCTGGTATGGGCGATCCAGGAAATGATCATGTGCGCCAACCCATCCGCCATGTTCTTCTACGGCCTCGGCCCGGCGATGGCACACACCTTGGCCGAGGTGGGTACCGAAGAGCAGCAGCGCTGGGCGCGCATGAGCATGGACAAGGGCTGGGCCGGCACCATGGTGCTGACCGAGCCCGACGCCGGGTCCGACGTCGGCGCCGGACGCACCAGGGCCATCGCGCAACCCGACGGCACCTGGCACATCGACGGGGTGAAGCGCTTCATCTCCGGCGGAGAGGTCGGCGACACCGCCGAGAATGTCTTCCACCTCGTGCTGGCCCGCCCCGAGGGCGCCGGACCCGGCACCAAGGGGCTGAGCCTGTTCTACGTGCCGAAGTTCCACTTCGACCCCGAGACCCTCGAACTCGGCGAACGCAACGGCGTGTTCGTCACCGGCGTCGAACACAAGATGGGCATCAAGTCCTCGCCCACCTGTGAGCTGACCTTCGGTGCGCACGGCATCCCGGCCGTCGGCTACCTCGTCGGCGATGTGCACAACGGCATCGCGCAGATGTTCCGGGTGATCGAGAACGCCCGTATGACGGTCGGGGTGAAGTCGGCGGGCACCCTGTCCACGGGCTATCTCAACGCGCTCGCCTACGCCAAGGAACGCATCCAGGGTTCGGACCTGCTCAAGATGGCCGACAAGACCGCACCGCGGGTCGCGATCATCGAGCACCCCGACGTGCGGCGCAGCCTGCTCACGCAGAAAGCCTACGCCGAGGGCCTGCGGTCGGTGTACCTGTACACCGCGGCGCATCAGGATTCCGTGGTGGCGCAACATGTCTCGGGCGCCGATGCCGGCCTGGCGCATCGTGTCAACGACCTGCTGCTGCCGATCGTCAAGGGTGTCGGCTCCGAACGGGCCTACGAGCTGCTCACCGAATCGCTGCAGACCCTCGGCGGATCCGGTTACCTGCAGGACTACCCGATCGAGCAGTACATCCGCGACGCCAAGATCGATTCGCTGTACGAGGGCACCACCGCCATCCAGGCGCTGGACTTCTTCTTCCGCAAGATCGTCCGCGACCAGGGCGGTGCGCTGGCCCACGTCGCGGCCCAGATCTCGGCGACGATCGACGCCGGCGGCGGCGAGCTGAAGCCCGAAATCGACCGGCTCGCCACGGCGCTGGCCGATGTGCAGTCGATGGCGGCAACGCTCACCGGCTACCTGATGGCCGCCCAGGAACAGCCAGAGCAGCTGTACAAGGTCGGCCTGGGTTCGGTGCGGTTCCTGCTGGCGGTGGGCGATCTGCTGATCGGCTGGCGCCTGCTGGTCGGTGCGCAGGTGGCCCGGACCGCGCTGGCCACCGCTACCGACCGCGACCGGCCGTTCTACGAAGGCAAGGTCGCGGTGGCGAAGTTCTTCGCGCACAACATGTTGCCGCTGCTGACGGCGGTTCGTGAAGTAGTCGAGTCGGTCGACGGCGACGTCATGGAGCTGGACAACGACGCGTTCTGA